A single genomic interval of Candidatus Alcyoniella australis harbors:
- the clpB gene encoding ATP-dependent chaperone ClpB yields MRMDKFTVKAQEALSAAQREADSRNHQQVELAHLVHALIEQQDGLTAPIIRKCGADFEGLRRTIEAILDRLPQVAGADQVYASQAFRKALDAAQAEAEQLKDEYVSTEHLLIAAGEIKGDPAADALRAAGIDRSSIYACLKDIRGNTRVTDPNPEDKYEALKRFTRDLTQLARQGKLDPVIGRDDEIRRVIQVLSRRTKNNPVLIGEPGVGKTAIAEGLARRIADGDVPEGLKHTRLLALDIGSLLAGAKYRGEFEDRLKAVLKEVSQGNGTIVMFIDELHTIVGAGAAEGSMDAGNMLKPALARGELHCVGATTLDEYRKHIEKDAALERRFQPVMVEQPSVEDTISILRGLKERYEVYHKVRIQDAALVAAATLSNRYITARFLPDKAIDLMDEAASCLRIENSSMPAELDETRRQLMQLEIEREALRKERDKASKERLSKIESQIAELKESFDSQRAQWELEKGIIEQINDVQSRIEQAKIDEQNLERQGELGKVAKIRYGLLGKLESELTGLQAKLADAQSEIKMLKEEVGPEDIAQIVGKWTGIPVSRMIEGERDRLLHLEDSLRQSVIGQDEAISIIANAVRRARAGIQDPNRPLGSFIFMGPTGVGKTELAKALARFLFDTEQAMVRIDMSEYMEKHSVSRLIGAPPGYVGYEEGGQLTEAVRRRPYSVVLFDEIEKAHPEVFNVMLQILDDGRLTDNQGRTVDFRNTILVMTSNIGSQHIAQMAGDADKVRDAVFEAMKQHFRPEFLNRIDDLIIFNSLGRDAIVKIVDIQLRKLDERLAERKIKLELSDAAKQLIADAGYDPVYGARPLRRALQRMVLDPLSREMLAGEIPDDSTVKVEVDGQGGLKLISA; encoded by the coding sequence ATGAGAATGGATAAATTTACAGTTAAAGCCCAGGAGGCGCTCAGCGCTGCTCAGCGCGAGGCCGACAGCCGCAACCACCAGCAGGTGGAGCTGGCGCACCTGGTTCATGCGTTGATCGAACAACAGGACGGGCTGACCGCGCCGATCATCCGCAAGTGCGGAGCCGACTTCGAGGGGTTGCGGCGCACGATCGAGGCGATCCTCGACCGCTTGCCCCAGGTTGCGGGAGCTGACCAGGTCTACGCTTCCCAGGCGTTTCGCAAGGCTCTGGACGCGGCACAGGCCGAGGCCGAGCAGCTCAAAGACGAGTACGTCAGCACCGAGCATCTGCTAATCGCCGCGGGCGAGATCAAGGGCGATCCGGCGGCCGACGCGTTGCGCGCCGCGGGCATTGATCGCAGCTCGATCTACGCCTGCCTCAAGGATATCCGCGGCAACACCCGCGTGACCGACCCCAATCCCGAGGACAAGTACGAGGCGCTCAAGCGCTTTACCCGCGATCTGACGCAGCTGGCGCGCCAGGGCAAGCTCGACCCGGTGATCGGCCGCGACGACGAGATCCGGCGCGTGATTCAGGTGCTCTCGCGGCGCACCAAGAACAACCCGGTCTTAATCGGCGAGCCCGGCGTGGGCAAGACAGCAATCGCCGAGGGTCTGGCGCGGCGCATTGCCGACGGCGACGTGCCCGAGGGGCTCAAGCATACGCGGCTGCTGGCGCTGGACATCGGTTCGCTGCTGGCCGGGGCCAAATATCGCGGCGAGTTCGAGGACCGGCTCAAGGCCGTGCTCAAGGAGGTCTCCCAGGGCAACGGCACGATCGTGATGTTCATCGACGAGCTGCACACCATCGTCGGCGCGGGCGCTGCCGAGGGCTCGATGGACGCGGGCAACATGCTCAAACCGGCTCTGGCTCGCGGCGAACTGCACTGCGTGGGCGCCACGACGCTCGACGAGTATCGCAAGCATATTGAGAAGGACGCGGCCCTCGAACGCCGCTTCCAGCCGGTGATGGTCGAGCAGCCCAGCGTCGAGGACACGATCTCGATTTTGCGTGGGCTCAAGGAGCGCTACGAGGTGTACCACAAGGTGCGGATCCAGGACGCGGCGCTGGTGGCCGCGGCCACGTTGAGCAACCGCTACATCACCGCGCGCTTTTTGCCGGACAAGGCCATCGATTTGATGGACGAGGCTGCCTCGTGCCTGCGCATCGAGAACAGCTCAATGCCCGCCGAGCTCGACGAGACCCGTCGTCAGCTAATGCAGCTCGAGATCGAGCGCGAGGCGTTGCGCAAGGAGCGCGACAAGGCGAGCAAGGAGCGGCTGTCCAAGATCGAATCGCAGATCGCCGAACTCAAGGAGTCCTTCGACAGCCAGCGCGCCCAATGGGAGCTGGAGAAGGGGATCATTGAGCAGATCAACGACGTGCAGTCGCGCATCGAGCAGGCCAAGATCGACGAGCAGAACCTTGAGCGCCAGGGCGAACTGGGCAAGGTCGCCAAAATTCGCTACGGCCTGTTGGGCAAACTCGAGTCCGAGCTGACCGGTTTGCAGGCCAAGCTGGCCGACGCTCAATCCGAGATCAAGATGCTCAAAGAGGAGGTCGGCCCCGAGGACATCGCGCAGATCGTCGGCAAGTGGACCGGCATTCCGGTCTCGCGGATGATCGAGGGCGAGCGCGATCGGCTGCTGCACCTCGAGGATTCGCTGCGGCAGTCCGTGATCGGCCAGGACGAGGCGATTTCGATCATCGCCAACGCGGTGCGTCGCGCGCGCGCCGGGATCCAGGACCCCAACCGGCCGCTGGGCTCGTTCATCTTCATGGGCCCCACGGGCGTGGGCAAGACCGAGCTGGCCAAGGCCCTGGCGCGTTTTCTGTTCGACACCGAGCAGGCCATGGTGCGCATCGACATGAGCGAATACATGGAGAAGCACTCGGTGAGCCGTCTGATTGGCGCGCCTCCGGGATACGTGGGGTACGAGGAGGGCGGACAGCTTACCGAGGCGGTGCGGCGCAGGCCGTACTCCGTGGTGCTGTTCGACGAGATCGAGAAGGCGCACCCCGAGGTGTTCAACGTAATGCTGCAAATCCTCGACGACGGTCGCCTGACCGACAACCAGGGCCGCACGGTCGATTTCCGCAATACGATCCTGGTGATGACCAGCAACATCGGCAGCCAACACATCGCGCAAATGGCGGGCGACGCCGACAAGGTGCGCGACGCGGTGTTCGAGGCGATGAAGCAACACTTCCGCCCCGAGTTCCTCAACCGCATCGACGATTTGATTATCTTCAACAGCCTGGGACGCGACGCTATCGTCAAGATCGTGGACATCCAACTGCGCAAACTCGACGAGCGCCTGGCCGAACGCAAGATCAAGCTCGAGCTCAGCGACGCGGCCAAGCAACTGATCGCCGACGCGGGGTACGACCCGGTCTACGGCGCGCGACCTTTGCGCCGCGCATTGCAACGCATGGTGCTCGACCCACTGTCGCGCGAGATGCTCGCCGGCGAGATCCCCGACGACTCGACCGTCAAGGTCGAGGTTGACGGCCAAGGCGGCCTCAAGCTCATAAGCGCCTAA
- a CDS encoding glycosyltransferase family 39 protein, producing MSYANPDYLRKGIALGSNNRTSLERLKTAAALLLISLCAWGLSVWLASMFALSLIKGHRRDFYNMLSIEGNLPQVDSLAGFYALLFNSQVKFPPLLYMATLPFRGLRPFGDDRLDLLIVMLPFFVAFNVGFYMLLRVKLGRGPALIGTALVCLSPGILKTAAAYSHNFPCMALLFLAFAIVARGRVFERTRDTLGLAAISVAALMLYYSMPLFIGPTALYALVLAWRENPTQKGRVFNQALLFAAIVFIACSPYYLAGFAVDWGVQRITPDELQVRLASESNVPFYFMAPMFALNNAAFLIWSLFQWLTPLALLLMLIGRSRLLPATRGARRILRPNHVGGMLLFSSLTGILFCVLFWNKTSYYLLPLVPVIGYPLCLALDANPFKRRRALLTTVAVGFMALSIGYTLFSQPRFSRQQVEQVFKPITAECQSRESSCLVLMHSCYVPVNNFFMQADRPWDEKRNWIQNPPSPERGGPPAERVDFIVVELEDNRLTASSTPPFSEPCALVPTIDPRTGKVERMEYYGRDVSGMFIELERVESNNRKLLLFGRSD from the coding sequence TTGTCTTATGCCAATCCTGATTATTTAAGAAAGGGAATCGCCCTGGGCTCCAACAACAGGACATCGCTCGAACGCCTGAAAACCGCAGCGGCGCTGCTGCTGATCTCGCTTTGCGCGTGGGGGCTGAGCGTCTGGTTGGCCTCAATGTTCGCCCTGTCGCTGATCAAGGGACACCGCAGGGATTTCTACAACATGCTCAGCATCGAGGGGAACCTCCCGCAGGTCGATTCCCTGGCGGGCTTCTATGCCCTACTGTTCAACTCTCAGGTTAAATTCCCACCGCTGCTCTATATGGCGACTCTGCCGTTTCGCGGGCTGAGGCCGTTCGGGGATGATAGGCTCGACCTGCTGATTGTGATGCTGCCGTTCTTCGTGGCGTTCAACGTCGGATTCTACATGTTGCTGCGCGTCAAGCTGGGCAGGGGTCCAGCCCTGATCGGCACCGCCTTGGTCTGCCTGAGCCCAGGCATTCTAAAGACCGCTGCCGCCTACTCGCACAACTTTCCGTGCATGGCCCTGCTTTTCCTGGCGTTCGCAATCGTGGCCCGCGGCCGGGTGTTCGAGCGCACCCGCGACACCCTGGGCTTGGCCGCAATCAGCGTAGCGGCGCTGATGCTGTACTACAGCATGCCGCTGTTCATCGGCCCTACGGCGCTCTACGCGCTGGTGCTGGCCTGGCGCGAAAATCCGACGCAAAAGGGGCGCGTGTTCAACCAGGCGCTGCTGTTCGCCGCTATCGTGTTCATCGCTTGTTCGCCGTATTACCTGGCGGGATTTGCCGTCGACTGGGGCGTGCAGCGGATCACACCCGACGAGCTACAGGTCCGCCTGGCATCGGAGAGCAATGTCCCGTTCTATTTCATGGCTCCGATGTTTGCGTTGAACAACGCGGCGTTCCTGATTTGGTCGCTGTTCCAGTGGCTCACACCGTTGGCCCTGCTGTTGATGTTAATCGGCCGCTCGCGCCTGCTGCCCGCGACCAGGGGCGCTCGCAGAATACTGCGACCCAACCATGTGGGCGGAATGCTACTTTTCTCCTCCCTCACCGGAATCCTGTTCTGCGTCCTGTTCTGGAACAAGACCTCCTACTATCTGCTTCCGCTGGTGCCGGTGATCGGATATCCGCTGTGTCTGGCGTTGGACGCGAACCCGTTCAAACGTCGGCGCGCCCTTTTGACGACCGTCGCGGTCGGATTCATGGCTTTGAGCATCGGCTACACGCTGTTCTCGCAACCGCGGTTCAGCCGGCAGCAGGTGGAGCAGGTATTTAAGCCGATAACTGCAGAGTGCCAGTCGCGCGAGTCGTCCTGCCTGGTGCTGATGCACTCGTGCTATGTGCCGGTAAACAACTTCTTCATGCAGGCCGATCGGCCGTGGGACGAGAAGCGGAATTGGATCCAAAACCCGCCGTCCCCGGAACGCGGCGGGCCGCCGGCCGAGCGCGTGGATTTCATCGTGGTCGAGCTGGAGGACAACAGGCTGACCGCCTCGTCCACTCCACCATTCTCCGAGCCGTGCGCGTTGGTGCCGACCATCGATCCGCGGACCGGCAAAGTCGAACGCATGGAGTACTATGGCCGCGATGTCAGCGGGATGTTCATCGAACTCGAGCGCGTAGAATCGAACAACAGAAAGCTGCTGCTGTTCGGCCGTAGCGATTAG
- the carB gene encoding carbamoyl-phosphate synthase large subunit yields the protein MPKLEQIKNVLVIGSGPTVVGQACEFDYAALQACQALRAHGCCVTLLESNPATRSSDIDITDRTYLEPVTAEVCRRIIEREQPDSLLPTAGGQTGLNLSYELARSGVLDEFGVSLLGVPAEAIELSEDREQFKGAMERIGLRVPDSGVARSVEQGMEIGLRIGFPLVIKPAFTLGGIGGATVYNRDELSEALVQAIHVSPVGQTLVERYLRGWREFECSALIDRNGTVLVAVVMEDLDPMGVHTGDSAVVAPAITLGPQRHAELIELCGRALGGLKLTGCAASIQFALDPDGEEALLIEVNTRSTRSSTLAIKATGLPIARISAELSLGFTLEELLGELPPKGSALLCPDAGHYAIKLPRFAANRFPGLSRLLDTSMKSVGEAVAVGDSFNEALQKAIRAIEINRAGLGCDGKDLRPEQLDDEALRSQLINPNDERLFYLRIALGRGMSVDQAAQLCGMRPEVIENIKAINDACDELAGRSLDTLDAQRLLELKAEGFSDLQLAYLLGATEEQVRQRRHELGVVPEFKRLAISPCYEGFASRYSTYARGSQPTEMDEGRDKVLVLGPGPNRIGQGIQYDHSTAHALAALAGLNLRGLIVNSNPEAVSTAPIGAHTLYLEPLSLEHVIEVVRAEQPLGVLAQFGGQSALELAAALDQAGVRLLGTPAEAFALTRDHKRLCDLLTELGLNRPDNGTAHDLESAKALALSIGYPVVVRPYYALGGRAMQIVYNESQLTHFIGYASRGEGIGQILVDRFLDYAVEVDVDAICDGVDVFIGGIVEHIEEAGVHSGDSACVLPPRTLSLAMTEELCRQTRELALKLGVIGLINVQFAIKGETIYVLGVTPRASQAVPFVTKATGAPLAQLAVKVIMGASLRELGCLETPQVKHVAVREAIFPFVRFPGVDPRLGPEMKSVGEVIGIDSAYGMAFIKSQQAAGQMLPTSGRAFFSLKDQDKGALVSMAKRLVQMGFEIIATEGTADVFQRHEIPVTTVLKFSQGRPNCVDLLMSGGIDLIINTPSQRQAQGDEGQIRTKAYAYGVPLITTVSGAYAAVNGIEALRGKPQLEVRSLQEYLKG from the coding sequence ATGCCCAAGTTGGAGCAAATCAAGAACGTACTGGTCATCGGCTCGGGTCCGACGGTGGTCGGCCAGGCCTGCGAGTTCGACTACGCCGCGTTGCAGGCCTGCCAGGCGTTGCGCGCCCACGGCTGCTGCGTGACGCTGCTCGAGTCCAATCCGGCCACGCGCTCGTCCGACATCGACATCACCGACCGCACTTATCTCGAGCCGGTCACGGCCGAGGTCTGCCGGCGGATAATCGAACGCGAACAGCCCGATTCACTGCTGCCCACGGCCGGCGGCCAGACCGGGCTCAACCTGTCTTACGAGTTGGCGCGTAGCGGCGTGCTGGACGAGTTCGGCGTATCGCTGCTCGGAGTGCCGGCCGAGGCCATCGAACTTTCCGAGGACCGCGAACAGTTCAAGGGCGCGATGGAGCGCATCGGCTTGCGGGTTCCGGACTCGGGCGTGGCGCGCTCGGTGGAGCAGGGGATGGAGATCGGCCTGCGCATCGGCTTCCCGCTGGTGATCAAGCCCGCATTTACCCTCGGCGGCATCGGCGGCGCCACGGTCTACAACCGCGACGAGCTGTCCGAGGCGCTGGTGCAGGCGATCCACGTCAGCCCGGTGGGCCAGACGTTGGTTGAGCGCTATTTACGCGGCTGGCGCGAGTTCGAGTGCTCGGCGCTGATCGATCGCAACGGGACCGTGCTGGTCGCGGTGGTGATGGAGGACCTCGATCCGATGGGCGTACACACCGGCGACTCGGCTGTGGTCGCGCCGGCGATCACCCTGGGTCCCCAACGCCACGCCGAGCTGATCGAGCTGTGCGGCCGCGCCCTGGGCGGACTGAAGTTGACCGGCTGCGCGGCGAGCATCCAGTTCGCCCTTGATCCAGATGGCGAAGAGGCGCTGCTGATCGAGGTCAATACCCGTTCGACGCGCAGTTCGACCCTGGCGATCAAGGCCACGGGCCTGCCGATCGCACGCATCTCGGCCGAGCTGAGTTTGGGCTTCACACTCGAGGAACTGCTCGGCGAGCTGCCGCCAAAGGGCTCGGCGCTGCTTTGCCCCGATGCGGGCCACTATGCAATCAAGCTGCCGCGCTTCGCCGCCAACCGTTTTCCGGGCCTCAGCCGACTGCTCGACACCTCGATGAAGAGCGTGGGCGAGGCTGTGGCCGTGGGCGACTCGTTTAACGAGGCGCTGCAAAAAGCGATCCGCGCCATCGAGATCAACCGCGCCGGGTTGGGCTGCGACGGCAAGGATCTGCGGCCCGAGCAACTCGACGACGAGGCGTTGCGCTCGCAGCTGATCAATCCCAACGACGAACGATTGTTCTATTTGCGAATTGCCCTGGGGCGCGGGATGAGCGTCGATCAGGCGGCGCAGCTGTGCGGCATGCGGCCCGAGGTGATCGAGAACATCAAGGCGATCAACGACGCCTGCGACGAGCTGGCAGGACGATCCCTGGACACACTGGACGCGCAACGGCTGCTCGAGCTCAAGGCCGAGGGTTTCTCCGATTTGCAACTGGCGTATCTGCTGGGAGCGACCGAGGAGCAGGTCCGGCAGCGCCGGCACGAGCTGGGCGTGGTTCCAGAATTTAAGCGACTCGCGATCAGCCCGTGCTACGAGGGCTTTGCCAGCCGCTATTCGACATATGCCCGCGGCTCGCAGCCCACTGAGATGGACGAGGGCCGCGACAAGGTGCTGGTCCTGGGCCCGGGCCCCAACCGCATCGGCCAGGGGATCCAGTACGACCACAGCACAGCCCACGCCCTGGCGGCCCTGGCCGGGCTGAACCTGCGCGGCCTGATCGTCAACTCCAACCCCGAGGCGGTGAGCACCGCGCCGATCGGCGCCCATACGCTGTACCTGGAGCCGTTGAGTCTCGAGCACGTGATCGAGGTCGTGCGCGCCGAGCAACCCCTGGGTGTGCTGGCGCAGTTCGGCGGCCAGTCGGCCCTCGAGCTGGCGGCGGCCCTGGATCAAGCCGGGGTGCGGCTGCTGGGCACGCCCGCCGAGGCGTTCGCCCTGACCCGCGATCACAAGCGGCTGTGCGATCTACTGACGGAGCTGGGGCTTAACCGGCCGGACAACGGCACGGCTCACGATTTGGAATCGGCCAAGGCCCTGGCGCTGAGCATCGGATACCCGGTGGTGGTGCGTCCGTACTACGCCCTGGGCGGCCGAGCGATGCAGATCGTCTACAACGAATCGCAGCTTACGCACTTCATCGGCTACGCCTCGCGCGGCGAGGGGATCGGGCAGATCCTGGTCGACCGCTTCCTGGACTACGCGGTGGAGGTCGACGTCGACGCGATTTGCGACGGCGTGGACGTGTTCATCGGCGGTATCGTCGAGCATATCGAGGAGGCCGGTGTGCACTCCGGCGACTCGGCCTGCGTGCTGCCGCCGCGCACGCTGTCCTTGGCGATGACCGAGGAGCTGTGCCGCCAGACCCGCGAGCTGGCGCTGAAGCTCGGCGTGATCGGACTGATCAACGTGCAGTTCGCGATCAAGGGCGAGACGATCTACGTGCTCGGGGTGACCCCGCGCGCCAGCCAGGCCGTGCCCTTCGTGACCAAGGCCACCGGAGCCCCGCTGGCGCAGCTGGCGGTGAAGGTGATCATGGGCGCGAGTCTACGGGAGCTGGGCTGCCTGGAGACGCCGCAGGTCAAGCACGTGGCGGTCAGGGAGGCGATCTTCCCCTTTGTGCGCTTCCCGGGAGTCGATCCGCGGCTGGGCCCGGAGATGAAGTCGGTGGGCGAGGTGATCGGCATTGACAGCGCTTACGGTATGGCGTTCATCAAGTCCCAGCAGGCGGCCGGGCAAATGCTGCCGACCTCGGGCCGCGCGTTCTTCAGCCTCAAGGATCAGGATAAGGGCGCGCTGGTGAGCATGGCCAAACGTCTGGTGCAGATGGGTTTCGAAATTATCGCCACCGAGGGCACGGCCGACGTGTTTCAGCGCCACGAGATCCCGGTGACCACGGTGCTCAAGTTTTCCCAGGGGCGTCCCAATTGCGTGGACCTGCTGATGAGCGGCGGGATCGACCTGATTATCAATACGCCTTCCCAGCGTCAGGCCCAGGGCGACGAGGGGCAGATTCGCACCAAGGCCTATGCCTACGGCGTGCCGCTGATCACCACGGTCAGCGGGGCCTACGCCGCGGTCAACGGCATCGAGGCCCTGCGCGGCAAACCGCAGCTCGAGGTGCGTAGCCTGCAGGAATATTTGAAAGGCTAA